A section of the Primulina eburnea isolate SZY01 chromosome 1, ASM2296580v1, whole genome shotgun sequence genome encodes:
- the LOC140805267 gene encoding uncharacterized protein yields MAAREQVHPHEETDEVDSGFGQMNPLPPLPMGQAPADQPLLPGELTLAQFTSYLPPRFVSSEIGERAEEWIERIEQIFVTAPCARSAWLRLATFQLSRNVLLWWQTTEAGLKAQGRTVDWDVFRSRFLDKYFSIAARHKKEREFEDLRQGSMSVAEYESRYSALLKYVPHVATNVHAKMRHFLKGLKLELFDRVQSNNPVSFEDAVTRAEMAELVMQEYGAQGRLSEPTRESLRPQGQFFKYQKGSSSSSASSGKRRFDSRRVESRGGSSQSVQGQRGESRAVRCFRCGGPHLIRDCTQTEIICFECGGVGHLARQCPSREGQREPRSARGRSSERGGRQHQQFTPRPSGGQIGMQGAGPPHAQVYALTREQAEEAREEMIAGKCYLCSYPAYILIDTGASHTFISKRFVVEHHMRSSPLSMPLSVSTPSGVDISVVSMISDGIISYEGYELRSDMIILEMTDFDCIVGINVLKRYCATVDCYQRVVYSYTDEKERWTFYGKGSRPRVPLVSAIRMSRLLEHGHEGYLIYAVEVTEKKNEVGIEAIPVVAEFADVFPDEIPGFPPAREVEFGIELMPGTSPISRTPYRMALAELRELKAQLQDLLDKGYIRPSVSPWGAPVLFVRKKDGTMQLCIDYRQLNKVTIKNKYPLPRIDDLFDQLQGTSVYSKIDLRSGYHQIRVREEDIQKTAFRTRYGHYEFLVMPFGLTNAPVVFKSLMNRVFQPYLDRFVIVFIDDILIYSRSEAEHAGHLRSVLQVLRDRQLYAKLSKCEFWLDRVVFLGHVISRDGISVDPTKVEAVLQWSSPTSVPEIRSFLGLAGYYRRFIEGFSKIARPLTQLTQKGVRFQWSEACERSFQELKHRLTTAPV; encoded by the coding sequence ATGGCAGCTAGAGAACAGGTACATCCACACGAGGAAACAGATGAGGTTGACAGTGGGTTTGGACAGATGAATCCATTGCCACCTCTTCCTATGGGACAGGCACCTGCAGATCAGCCTTTATTGCCTGGTGAGTTgactttggcacagtttacCAGTTATCTTCCGCCGAGATTTGTTAGTTCTGAGATTGGTGAGCGAGCAGAGGAGTGGATTGAGAGGATAGAGCAGATATTTGTGACCGCTCCGTGTGCTAGGTCTGCTTGGTTACGATTGGCTACATTTCAGCTTTCGCGGAATGTATTATTGTGGTGGCAGACGACTGAGGCCGGATTGAAAGCCCAGGGCCGTACTGTTGATTGGGATGTGTTCCGATCTCGTTttcttgataaatatttttctatagCAGCCAGACATAAGAAAGAGAGAGAATTCGAGGATTTGAGACAGGGCAGTATGTCTGTTGCGGAGTATGAGTCTCGGTATTCTGCATTATTGAAATATGTGCCACATGTTGCTACGAATGTTCATGCTAAGATGAGGCATTTCTTGAAAGGATTGAAGTTGGAGTTATTTGATCGTGTGCAATCAAATAACCCGGTATCATTTGAGGATGCAGTGACGAGGGCTGAGATGGCTGAGTTGGTTATGCAGGAGTATGGGGCTCAGGGACGATTATCAGAGCCGACTAGGGAGTCATTGCGACCACAGGGACAGttttttaaatatcagaagggttcatcttcttcttcagCATCATCTGGGAAGCGTCGATTTGATTCACGACGTGTTGAGAGTCGTGGGGGCAGTTCTCAgtctgttcaggggcagagagggGAGTCCAGAGCAGTGAGATGTTTTCGTTGTGGGGGACCTCATCTGATTAGAGATTGTACGCAGACCGAGATcatctgttttgagtgtggcGGTGTTGGTCATCTGGCGAGACAGTGTCCTAGTCGTGAGGGACAGCGAGAGCCTAGGAGTGCTAGAGGTAGATCCTCAGAGAGAGGAGGACGACAGCATCAGCAGTTTACACCACGACCTTCTGGAGGACAGATAGGTATGCAAGGAGCTGGTCCGCCTCATGCACAGGTGTATGCTTTGACACGAGAGCAGGCAGAGGAGGCACGAGAGGAGATGATAGCGGGTAAGTGTTATTTATGttcttatcctgcttatattctTATTGATACTGGTGCCTCGCATACATTTATATCGAAGAGGTTTGTGGTTGAGCATCATATGCGCTCGTCTCCATTGTCTATGCCTCTTTCTGTTTCGACACCTTCTGgagttgatatatcagttgtatCTATGATATCAGATGGTATTATTTCTTATGAGGGCTATGAGCTgagatctgatatgattattctagagatgactgattttgattgtattgtgggAATTAATGTGCTGAAGAGATATTGTGCGACTGTTGATTGTTATCAGCGGGTAGTATACTCTTATACAGATGAGAAAGAGCGTTGGACATTTTATGGGAAGGGTTCTCGTCCCCGTGTTCCATTGGTATCTGCTATCCGGATGTCTCGGTTATTGGAGCATGGtcatgagggttatcttatttatgctgtagaggTGACAGAAAAGAAGAACGAGGTTGGAATAGAGGCGATACCTGTAGTTgctgagtttgctgatgtatttcctgatgagattccaggcttTCCACCAGCTCGTGAGGTGGAGTTTgggattgagttgatgccaggtacttcCCCTATTTCTCGTACTCCTTACAGAATGGCACTAGCAGAGTTGAGAGAGTTGAAAGCCCAGTTGCAGGACTTGCTGGACAAGGGATACATTCGCCCTAGTGTATCgccttggggtgcaccagtcctatttgtgagaaagaaagatggaacgATGCAgctttgtattgattatcgaCAGCTGAATAAGGTAacgattaagaataaatatcccctccctcgtattgatgatttgtttgatcagttacagggaacctcagtatattcgaagattgatttgaggtcaGGATATCATCAGATACGAGTTAGAGAGGAGGATATTCAgaagacagcattcaggaccagatatgggcattacgagtttttagttatgccgtttggattgacgaatgctccagttgTGTTCAAGAGTTTGATGAATAGGGTATTTCAGCCTTATCTCGATCGATTTgttattgtgttcattgatgatatattgatatattcCAGGAGTGAGGCTGAGCATGCAGGGCACTTGCGTTCAGTGTTACAGGTGCTGCGAGATagacagttgtatgccaaactcagtaagtgtgagttttggttagatCGAgtggtcttcttgggtcatgttatatcgagagatgggatttctgttgatccaacgAAGGTCGAAGCCGTGTTACAGTGGTCTTCAcctacatctgtaccagagatccgtagtttcttgggtttagcaggttattatcgtcgatttatcgagggattttcaaagattgctaggcctttgacacagttgactcagaaaggtGTGCGATTTCAGTGGTCTGAAGCATGTGAGAGGagttttcaggagttgaagcacCGACTAACGACTGCACCGGTGTAA